The following coding sequences lie in one Xanthomonas hortorum pv. pelargonii genomic window:
- a CDS encoding DUF3574 domain-containing protein — protein MKLLPSCLLAAMLALSACATTPGGAPGSTTASLQGDAARPATARGWLRSELYFGVGEETGPADRPQTRTIDETQWRAFLDKEVTPRFPDGLTVFDAYGQWLFRGAKEPNRLGTKVLVILHEDSPQRRNDIEAIRLAWKQATGHQSVLWSRQAVEVSF, from the coding sequence ATGAAGTTGCTGCCGTCCTGCCTGCTTGCTGCCATGTTGGCGTTGTCCGCCTGCGCCACCACTCCCGGCGGTGCGCCGGGCTCGACCACTGCCAGCCTGCAAGGCGATGCGGCGCGGCCCGCGACGGCCCGCGGTTGGCTGCGCAGCGAACTCTACTTTGGCGTGGGCGAGGAAACCGGCCCGGCCGATCGCCCGCAGACCCGTACCATCGACGAGACCCAATGGCGCGCCTTCCTGGACAAGGAAGTGACGCCGCGCTTCCCGGATGGGCTGACCGTGTTCGACGCCTACGGCCAGTGGCTGTTTCGTGGTGCCAAGGAGCCGAACCGGCTGGGCACCAAGGTGCTGGTGATCCTGCACGAGGACAGCCCGCAGCGGCGCAACGACATCGAGGCGATCCGCCTGGCCTGGAAGCAGGCCACCGGCCACCAGTCGGTGCTGTGGTCGCGGCAGGCGGTTGAGGTGTCGTTCTGA
- a CDS encoding lysozyme inhibitor LprI family protein, with protein MNYRSAAVRIVVGGALLLGASGAWAASFDCKQVSTAVEKRLCAVPALGDLDDQLDESYRALVETTPRSSVASVRDQQRAWLRQRNACAQDTKLDDCLQRSLKARADVLAKALTAQQQALDRIIASISTAPADAARQLQGYDTPLASAWLAYLHQFVPAAGVDAALANARFESARKALRKVDTFAASLLDDVDGMPAMQAPERVLTLLRLWIERDDSDQRPYVHCFIFAAVGEPAYDAFGSLYGSTRDGFAPICKPPGGLFALASWKQLDAGFAGLIEALSKDAGTIRYASYAEWKIIALRASVSPLLYLTPALRKSYGDDPDKAIAAWSGEDSEWPPAQRKAVRALLPKVRADTAAWLVREKRLPAKQADQVAAAIVAAWVNARLDFAS; from the coding sequence ATGAACTATCGCTCGGCCGCGGTGCGGATAGTGGTTGGTGGCGCCCTGTTGCTCGGTGCAAGCGGTGCCTGGGCGGCCTCGTTCGATTGCAAGCAGGTAAGCACTGCGGTCGAAAAACGGCTGTGTGCGGTGCCGGCGCTCGGTGATCTGGACGATCAGTTGGACGAGTCCTATCGGGCGCTGGTGGAGACCACGCCGCGTAGTTCGGTGGCGAGCGTGCGCGATCAGCAACGGGCGTGGCTGCGGCAGCGCAATGCCTGCGCGCAGGACACCAAGCTGGACGACTGCCTGCAGCGCTCATTGAAAGCCAGAGCCGATGTGCTGGCCAAGGCGCTGACTGCACAGCAACAGGCACTGGATCGCATCATTGCCAGCATTTCCACGGCGCCTGCCGACGCTGCGCGCCAGTTGCAGGGCTACGACACGCCGCTGGCCTCGGCGTGGCTGGCTTACTTGCATCAGTTCGTGCCTGCGGCGGGGGTGGATGCGGCGCTGGCTAATGCGCGGTTCGAGAGTGCGCGTAAGGCATTGCGCAAGGTCGACACGTTTGCGGCCTCGTTGCTCGACGATGTGGATGGCATGCCTGCCATGCAGGCACCGGAACGCGTTTTGACGTTGCTACGTTTGTGGATCGAGCGCGACGACAGCGATCAGCGTCCTTACGTGCACTGCTTCATCTTCGCTGCGGTGGGTGAGCCGGCATACGACGCGTTCGGCTCGCTGTATGGGTCGACACGCGACGGGTTCGCGCCGATCTGCAAGCCGCCGGGCGGTCTGTTTGCATTGGCCAGCTGGAAGCAGCTGGATGCGGGCTTTGCCGGGTTGATCGAGGCGTTGAGCAAGGACGCCGGCACCATTCGCTACGCGAGTTACGCCGAGTGGAAAATCATCGCGCTACGCGCGTCGGTGTCGCCGTTGTTGTATCTGACGCCTGCACTGCGCAAGAGCTACGGCGACGATCCGGACAAGGCGATTGCGGCCTGGAGCGGGGAAGACAGCGAGTGGCCGCCGGCGCAACGCAAGGCCGTGCGCGCGTTGCTGCCGAAGGTGCGGGCCGACACGGCGGCGTGGCTGGTGCGCGAGAAGCGCCTGCCTGCGAAACAGGCCGATCAGGTGGCTGCCGCCATCGTGGCGGCTTGGGTGAATGCGCGGTTGGATTTCGCAAGCTGA
- a CDS encoding glutathione S-transferase, whose protein sequence is MHYQLYYWTGLQGRGEFVRLALEDAGADYTDVARVEGDDVMNAFLEGHQAGAQPFAPPFLKAGKTMVAQVAAILHFIGPQLKLVPESDAPRIQALQLQLTITDLVAEVHDTHHPIATGLYYEDQKAEAAKRAKDLRDNRLPKFLGYFEQVLQQAGGIHVLGTHSYVDLSLFQLISGLEYMFPRRMATLSTDLPGLKALQQRVAKRPRIAAYLASERRVAFNTNGIFRHYPELDAA, encoded by the coding sequence ATGCACTATCAGCTCTACTACTGGACCGGCCTGCAAGGCCGCGGCGAATTCGTCCGCCTCGCACTGGAAGATGCCGGCGCCGACTACACCGACGTGGCGCGCGTGGAAGGCGATGACGTGATGAATGCCTTTCTGGAAGGTCACCAAGCCGGCGCCCAGCCGTTCGCACCACCCTTCCTCAAGGCCGGCAAAACGATGGTTGCGCAGGTCGCAGCGATCCTGCATTTCATTGGGCCGCAGCTGAAGCTAGTACCGGAATCGGATGCACCGCGCATCCAGGCATTGCAATTGCAGCTGACCATTACCGACCTGGTGGCCGAAGTGCACGATACCCATCATCCGATCGCCACCGGCCTGTATTACGAAGACCAGAAAGCCGAAGCGGCCAAGCGTGCCAAGGACCTGCGCGACAACCGCCTGCCCAAGTTCCTGGGCTACTTCGAGCAGGTGCTGCAGCAGGCAGGCGGCATCCATGTACTGGGCACGCACTCGTATGTGGATCTGTCGCTGTTTCAGCTGATCAGCGGGCTGGAATACATGTTTCCCAGGCGCATGGCAACGCTGTCGACCGATCTGCCCGGCCTCAAGGCCTTGCAGCAGCGCGTGGCCAAGCGGCCGCGGATCGCCGCCTATCTCGCATCCGAGCGACGTGTGGCGTTCAATACCAACGGCATTTTTCGCCACTACCCGGAGCTGGATGCGGCGTAA
- a CDS encoding FG-GAP repeat protein — translation MRLEYLRRMRVRAARALLFAALGGVSFASLARDTSVQVQIDAHTRATATLVGARLQVVFSPGGKEQWFDANVDDGEGGTGVDSDDYNFDGHPDLAVSAMLGQVNEAVLVFVFDPAQRRFRALTAPTRPAVQCEGFFNLTPDKQQRSLTSSCRSGPMWYADVYRYAADGRLYVARTQQPIASPDIQTLLDPGTDDGMPLSVWPRYDARGAKVSSEIGTTLEAPMPVQLRVQVARLPLYATPTATSTKRYLVQGDRADALDVSADATRVQVRYRSAGRSDSVGWIEVAAAMQERTQ, via the coding sequence ATGCGCCTTGAATATCTGCGCCGAATGCGTGTGAGGGCTGCGCGCGCGCTGTTATTCGCCGCGCTTGGCGGGGTGTCGTTCGCGTCCTTGGCACGCGACACCAGCGTGCAGGTGCAGATCGACGCGCACACGCGTGCCACCGCCACACTGGTCGGCGCGCGCCTGCAGGTGGTGTTTAGCCCAGGCGGCAAGGAGCAATGGTTCGACGCGAACGTGGACGACGGCGAAGGCGGCACCGGCGTGGACAGCGACGACTACAACTTCGACGGGCATCCGGATCTTGCGGTGTCGGCGATGCTCGGCCAGGTCAACGAGGCGGTGCTGGTATTTGTGTTCGATCCGGCGCAACGCCGTTTTCGTGCGCTGACCGCGCCCACGCGCCCGGCGGTGCAATGCGAAGGCTTCTTCAACCTCACGCCCGACAAGCAGCAGCGCAGCTTGACCAGCTCCTGCCGCAGCGGGCCGATGTGGTACGCGGATGTGTATCGCTACGCCGCCGATGGGCGCCTGTATGTGGCCAGGACGCAGCAGCCGATCGCCTCGCCCGACATCCAGACCTTGCTGGATCCAGGCACTGACGATGGCATGCCGCTCTCGGTATGGCCGCGTTACGACGCGCGCGGGGCGAAGGTTTCAAGCGAGATCGGCACTACGCTGGAGGCACCGATGCCGGTGCAGCTGCGTGTGCAGGTGGCGCGCCTGCCGCTGTACGCCACGCCTACGGCGACCAGCACCAAGCGCTATCTGGTGCAGGGTGATCGGGCCGACGCGCTGGATGTCAGCGCCGATGCCACGCGCGTGCAGGTGCGCTATCGCAGTGCCGGCCGCAGCGACAGCGTCGGCTGGATCGAGGTCGCTGCGGCGATGCAGGAGCGGACGCAGTAG
- a CDS encoding GIY-YIG nuclease family protein: MDAPKPWHLYLLLCRNGSYYAGITNDLERRFQAHLRGTGARYTRANPPLEVLASHPYADRSAASRAEWQLKQQPRARKLAWLLAQAHDGAESQLTDASITPA, translated from the coding sequence ATGGATGCACCCAAGCCCTGGCACCTCTACCTGCTGCTGTGTCGCAACGGCAGCTATTACGCCGGCATCACCAACGATCTGGAGCGCCGCTTCCAGGCGCATCTGCGTGGCACCGGCGCGCGCTACACACGCGCGAATCCGCCGCTGGAAGTGCTTGCCAGCCACCCGTATGCGGACCGCTCCGCCGCCTCGCGCGCAGAGTGGCAGCTCAAGCAGCAACCGCGCGCGCGCAAGCTGGCCTGGTTGCTGGCGCAGGCGCACGACGGCGCCGAGTCACAGCTCACTGACGCATCGATCACGCCCGCCTAG
- a CDS encoding TonB-dependent receptor, whose protein sequence is MPVLADEVGEAAATPDRAAQTLGAVTVTATRRETSLQQVPVAVSVVQGETLERENRNSVADLPALVPSLTFRTGASNKDTSLFLRGVGTISTSPGVEPSVATVIDGVVLGRPGQATLDLLDVERIEVLRGPQGTLFGKNASAGVLNIVSKPAPDVFGGYVDYAHFGGGDEDRVRASVGGALVPELLRASASALWAEYGGNVRNVADGQTVNGYQRSGARLRLDLTPNPSLNATLLADYLQSRSDAPSGVVVASTRADFAAALAPVTASADNRQINSDYRTHLEDTNKGASLQLDQHLGEALLTSISAWRQWDNTQFQDGDRTAQRSAAFPSSHDRGDLGYTQYSQELRIQTPRDRAVEAVAGLYYLHARNDETYRRTVTTPTASNVGVADYGTRAETYAAFGEATWHWRPDLRALLGARFTRDTLDYQHRRVSSSAAAVTGVQPSTASSGSTAENGVSGRAGLQYDFDAQTTGYLTYSRGYKGPAYNVFFNMQPRDTPALKPETSNAWELGLKARALDDRLSANVALFHTEYANYQANFFDTVAGQVVTRLINAGQVRTQGLELDLDYRPTERLSLAASLAYTQARILRFACPTAAAANCNVDGRPLPFSPDWKGNLRAGYRVPLRGSLALEFNGDVSWQDSVQYDLSQTPQTIQGPYAIWNASIALADDVHGWRVAVLGRNLGDRSYAPLLANATGNVFRLVPRDDQRYVGLQLHKDF, encoded by the coding sequence ATGCCGGTGCTGGCCGATGAGGTGGGCGAGGCTGCGGCCACACCCGATCGCGCCGCGCAGACCCTGGGCGCGGTGACGGTGACCGCCACACGCCGCGAAACCAGCTTGCAGCAAGTGCCGGTGGCCGTGTCGGTGGTGCAGGGAGAAACGTTGGAGCGCGAGAACCGCAACAGCGTGGCCGACCTGCCGGCGCTGGTGCCCAGCCTGACCTTTCGTACCGGTGCCTCCAACAAGGACACCTCGTTGTTCCTGCGTGGCGTGGGTACCATCTCCACCTCGCCAGGCGTCGAGCCCAGCGTGGCCACGGTGATCGACGGTGTGGTGCTGGGGCGGCCGGGCCAGGCGACGCTGGATCTGCTCGATGTCGAACGTATCGAAGTCCTGCGCGGACCGCAGGGCACCTTGTTCGGCAAGAACGCCTCGGCCGGCGTGCTCAATATCGTCAGCAAACCGGCGCCAGATGTGTTCGGCGGCTATGTGGATTACGCGCACTTCGGTGGCGGCGACGAAGACCGCGTGCGTGCCAGCGTGGGCGGCGCGCTGGTGCCGGAGCTGCTCAGGGCCAGCGCGTCGGCGTTGTGGGCCGAATACGGCGGCAATGTGCGCAATGTGGCCGACGGCCAGACCGTCAATGGTTACCAGCGCTCCGGCGCGCGGCTGCGGCTGGATCTGACCCCGAACCCGAGCTTGAACGCAACGCTGCTCGCCGACTACCTGCAGTCGCGCAGCGACGCGCCCAGCGGTGTGGTGGTGGCCAGCACGCGTGCGGACTTCGCCGCCGCGCTTGCGCCAGTCACTGCCAGCGCCGACAACCGGCAGATCAACAGCGATTACCGCACGCATCTGGAAGACACCAACAAGGGCGCCTCGCTGCAGCTGGATCAGCATCTTGGCGAGGCGTTGCTGACCTCGATCAGCGCGTGGCGGCAATGGGATAACACACAGTTCCAGGATGGTGACCGCACTGCGCAACGCAGCGCGGCGTTTCCGTCCTCGCACGACCGTGGCGATCTGGGTTACACACAGTATTCGCAGGAATTGCGCATCCAGACCCCGCGCGACCGTGCGGTGGAAGCGGTCGCCGGGCTGTATTACCTGCATGCGCGCAACGACGAAACCTATCGCCGCACGGTGACGACGCCCACCGCCAGCAACGTGGGTGTGGCCGATTACGGCACGCGTGCAGAAACGTATGCGGCGTTCGGCGAGGCGACCTGGCATTGGCGCCCGGATCTGCGTGCGTTGCTGGGCGCGCGCTTCACCCGCGACACGCTCGACTATCAACATCGGCGCGTCTCCAGCTCCGCAGCCGCAGTCACAGGCGTTCAGCCCTCCACGGCGAGCAGTGGCAGCACCGCAGAAAACGGCGTGTCGGGTCGCGCCGGCCTGCAATACGATTTCGATGCGCAGACCACCGGCTACCTCACCTATTCGCGTGGCTACAAGGGCCCGGCCTACAACGTGTTCTTCAACATGCAGCCGCGCGATACGCCGGCGCTGAAGCCGGAGACCTCCAACGCCTGGGAACTCGGCTTGAAGGCGCGCGCCCTGGACGATCGCCTCAGTGCAAACGTCGCGTTGTTCCATACCGAGTACGCCAACTATCAGGCCAACTTTTTCGACACCGTGGCCGGGCAGGTGGTGACACGCTTGATCAACGCCGGTCAGGTGCGCACGCAAGGCCTGGAACTGGATCTGGACTATCGGCCCACCGAGCGGCTCAGCCTGGCCGCATCGCTGGCCTACACGCAGGCGCGCATCCTGCGCTTTGCCTGCCCCACCGCAGCAGCGGCCAACTGCAATGTCGATGGCAGGCCGCTGCCGTTTTCGCCGGACTGGAAAGGCAATCTGCGCGCGGGTTACCGGGTGCCGTTACGCGGCAGTCTGGCGCTGGAATTTAACGGCGATGTGAGCTGGCAGGACAGTGTGCAGTACGACCTCAGCCAGACCCCGCAGACCATCCAGGGCCCGTATGCGATCTGGAATGCCAGCATCGCGCTGGCCGACGATGTGCATGGCTGGCGGGTGGCAGTGCTTGGCCGCAATCTCGGCGACCGCTCGTATGCACCGCTGCTGGCCAATGCCACCGGCAATGTGTTCCGGCTGGTGCCGCGCGACGATCAGCGCTATGTCGGGTTGCAGTTGCACAAGGATTTTTGA
- a CDS encoding DUF3014 domain-containing protein: MQSKSSRWPWLLAVPIVAGAAWWLFGGSSTPSGALPAPISQTASAVAAAVTPAPPVPAGPRHPVQAPSSDAADAAIPALAQSDAAAWQALLDLVQDDGALSIVLRKHLIERVVVMIDNLTQPSISRRVSVLQPVPGELQVSDAAGAVVIDQANAARYAPYVAAFTQVDAQALVRSYVRFYPLFQQAYADLGAPDRYFNDRVIDVIDHLLRTPDPAQPIKVVRDERGHYRFVDPALEALSVGQKAVLRLGPTQAAAVKVQLQRIRTALLQGR, translated from the coding sequence ATGCAATCGAAGTCTTCGCGTTGGCCGTGGCTGCTGGCGGTGCCAATCGTGGCCGGTGCCGCCTGGTGGCTGTTTGGCGGGTCATCCACTCCGTCGGGCGCGTTGCCTGCGCCGATCAGCCAGACCGCAAGCGCTGTGGCAGCCGCTGTGACTCCCGCGCCGCCCGTGCCGGCCGGGCCACGGCATCCGGTGCAGGCGCCCTCGTCCGATGCAGCTGACGCTGCGATTCCCGCGCTGGCACAGAGCGATGCGGCTGCCTGGCAGGCATTGCTGGACCTGGTGCAGGACGATGGCGCGTTGTCGATCGTGCTGCGCAAGCATCTGATCGAGCGTGTTGTGGTGATGATCGACAATCTGACCCAGCCCAGCATCAGCCGCCGTGTCTCGGTGCTGCAGCCGGTGCCTGGTGAGTTGCAGGTCTCCGATGCCGCTGGCGCTGTTGTGATCGATCAGGCCAATGCGGCGCGTTATGCGCCTTACGTGGCGGCATTCACCCAGGTGGATGCGCAGGCGTTGGTGCGCAGTTATGTGCGTTTCTACCCGCTGTTTCAGCAGGCATATGCCGATCTCGGCGCGCCGGATCGTTACTTCAACGACCGCGTGATCGATGTGATCGATCATCTGTTACGCACGCCGGATCCGGCGCAACCGATCAAGGTGGTGCGCGACGAACGCGGCCACTATCGCTTCGTCGATCCTGCGCTGGAAGCGCTGTCGGTTGGGCAAAAAGCAGTGTTGCGGCTGGGGCCGACGCAGGCCGCTGCGGTGAAGGTGCAGTTGCAGCGAATTCGGACGGCATTGCTGCAGGGACGTTGA
- the otsA gene encoding alpha,alpha-trehalose-phosphate synthase (UDP-forming), with protein MSRLVVVSNRVAVPGENRAGGLAVGLLAALKERGGVWFGWSGKTVRGDSGGMHEQTDGDIKFVTMDLNKRDIDSYYNGFANRTLWPLLHFRLDLVDYDRATREGYMRVNRLFAEKLAPLLKDSDTLWIHDYHMIPLGAMLRELGVGCKMGFFLHVPMPSADLMQAMPDHARLFSTFYAYDLVGFQTQRDAERFKAYVRLFGGGRILEGDIVEGPGGRRFSAASFPIGIDTELIANQAKASVGKQAVRDLRESLRGRQLAIGVDRLDYSKGLPERFQGFERYLERYPEQSGSLTYLQIAPVSRGDVNEYRQLRGQLEQIAGHINGGHAEPDWTPLRYVNQNFSHATLTGFYRAASVGLVTPLRDGMNLVAKEFVAAQDPENPGVLVLSLLAGAADEMKEALLVNPHDLDGVADAIATAASMPLATRIERWRAMMDHLRKNNINHWRQRYLQALADI; from the coding sequence ATGAGTCGTTTGGTGGTGGTATCCAACCGCGTTGCAGTGCCCGGCGAAAACCGTGCGGGCGGCCTGGCGGTTGGCTTGTTGGCCGCGCTCAAGGAGCGTGGTGGGGTGTGGTTCGGCTGGAGCGGCAAGACCGTGCGCGGCGACAGCGGCGGCATGCATGAGCAGACCGATGGCGACATCAAGTTCGTCACCATGGACCTCAACAAACGCGACATCGATTCGTACTACAACGGCTTCGCCAATCGCACCCTGTGGCCGCTGCTGCACTTTCGCCTGGATCTGGTCGATTACGACCGCGCCACGCGCGAAGGCTATATGCGCGTCAATCGGCTGTTCGCGGAGAAACTGGCGCCGTTGCTGAAAGACAGCGACACGCTGTGGATCCACGATTACCACATGATTCCGCTGGGCGCGATGCTGCGCGAGCTGGGTGTGGGCTGCAAGATGGGCTTCTTCCTGCACGTGCCGATGCCCTCGGCCGACCTGATGCAGGCCATGCCCGATCACGCGCGCCTGTTCAGCACCTTCTATGCGTACGATCTGGTGGGCTTTCAGACCCAGCGCGATGCGGAGCGCTTCAAGGCGTACGTGCGTTTGTTCGGCGGTGGGCGCATTCTCGAAGGCGACATTGTCGAAGGCCCTGGCGGGCGTCGTTTCAGCGCCGCCTCTTTCCCGATCGGCATCGATACCGAGTTGATCGCCAACCAGGCAAAAGCCTCGGTCGGCAAGCAGGCGGTCCGCGATCTGCGCGAGAGTCTGCGCGGCCGTCAGCTGGCGATCGGTGTCGATCGTCTGGATTATTCCAAAGGCCTGCCGGAACGCTTCCAGGGATTCGAGCGCTATCTGGAACGCTATCCGGAGCAATCCGGCAGCCTGACCTATCTGCAGATCGCGCCGGTGTCGCGTGGCGACGTCAACGAGTATCGCCAGCTGCGCGGGCAGCTGGAGCAGATCGCCGGCCACATCAATGGTGGACATGCAGAGCCGGATTGGACGCCGCTGCGCTACGTCAATCAGAACTTCAGCCATGCCACGTTGACCGGTTTCTATCGCGCCGCTTCGGTGGGGTTGGTCACGCCGTTGCGCGATGGCATGAATCTGGTCGCCAAGGAATTCGTGGCGGCGCAGGATCCGGAAAATCCGGGCGTGCTGGTGCTGTCGCTGTTGGCCGGTGCGGCCGACGAGATGAAAGAGGCGCTGCTGGTCAATCCGCACGATCTGGATGGCGTAGCCGATGCGATTGCGACTGCGGCGAGCATGCCGTTGGCCACGCGCATCGAGCGCTGGCGGGCGATGATGGATCACCTGCGCAAGAACAACATCAATCACTGGCGCCAGCGGTATTTGCAGGCACTGGCCGATATTTGA
- a CDS encoding glycoside hydrolase family 15 protein codes for MTEPNLDLGVIGNCSFGALVDRQARVVWSCLPAFDGDPAFCSLLSPKGDGGDFAVELEDFESSEQHYLPNTAVLRTVLRDSHGGEVEVIDFAPRWRNNGRFYRPVSIIRQIRPLAGNPRIIVRARPLADWGGRTPETTWGSNHIRWVLPEFTLRLTTDVPVRFVRDGLPFVLSHPVNLVLGVDESLTRSLTGYVQEAQERTEEYWREWVRYLSIPLDWQEAVIRSAITLKLCQYEDSGAIIAAMTTSIPEAPNTPRNWDYRYCWLRDAAFVVRALNRLGATRTMEQFIGYIFNIATSDGTLQPLYGIGFESQLEEHEVDTMDGYRGMGPVRRGNLAWIQKQHDVYGSVVLASTQLFFDLRLKDQGDADTFRRLEPLGERAFALHNVPDAGLWEFRGRAEVHTYTAAMCWAACDRLSKIAERLVLPERSVYWSERADSIRERVLTEAWSDEHGHFTDTLGGHRLDASLLLLADIGIVGNDDSRFVRTVEAVGRVLKHGDALYRYIAPDDFGAPETSFTICTFWYIDALAAIGRKDEARELFERILSRRNHLGLLSEDLSFEDGEAWGNFPQTYSHVGLIIAAMRLSRSWQEAS; via the coding sequence ATGACCGAGCCAAACCTGGATCTGGGCGTCATCGGCAACTGCAGTTTCGGTGCATTGGTCGATCGGCAGGCACGTGTGGTGTGGAGTTGCCTGCCGGCTTTCGATGGTGACCCGGCATTCTGTTCGCTGCTCTCGCCGAAGGGCGACGGCGGCGACTTTGCCGTTGAGCTGGAGGACTTCGAAAGCAGCGAGCAGCATTACCTGCCCAACACCGCCGTACTGCGCACCGTGTTGCGCGACAGCCACGGTGGCGAAGTGGAAGTGATCGACTTCGCACCGCGCTGGCGCAATAACGGGCGTTTCTATCGGCCGGTGAGCATCATTCGGCAGATTCGTCCCCTGGCAGGTAACCCGCGCATCATCGTGCGCGCACGCCCGTTGGCCGACTGGGGCGGCCGCACGCCGGAAACCACCTGGGGCAGCAATCACATCCGTTGGGTGTTGCCGGAATTCACCCTGCGCCTGACCACCGATGTGCCGGTGCGGTTCGTGCGCGATGGCTTGCCCTTCGTGCTCAGCCACCCGGTCAATCTGGTGTTGGGCGTGGACGAATCGCTCACCCGCTCGCTCACCGGTTACGTGCAGGAAGCGCAGGAACGCACCGAAGAATACTGGCGCGAATGGGTGCGCTATCTGTCGATTCCGCTCGACTGGCAAGAGGCGGTGATCCGCAGCGCAATCACACTCAAGTTGTGCCAGTACGAAGACAGCGGCGCTATCATCGCGGCGATGACCACCTCGATTCCGGAAGCGCCCAATACCCCGCGCAACTGGGATTACCGCTATTGCTGGCTGCGCGATGCCGCCTTCGTGGTGCGCGCGCTCAATCGCCTTGGCGCCACGCGCACGATGGAGCAATTCATCGGCTATATCTTCAACATCGCCACCAGCGACGGCACCTTGCAGCCGCTGTACGGCATCGGTTTCGAGTCGCAGCTGGAAGAGCACGAAGTCGACACCATGGACGGCTACCGCGGCATGGGCCCGGTGCGACGCGGCAACCTGGCCTGGATTCAAAAGCAGCACGATGTATATGGCAGCGTGGTGCTGGCCTCCACGCAGCTGTTCTTCGATCTGCGTCTGAAGGATCAGGGCGATGCGGATACTTTCCGGCGGCTGGAGCCGCTGGGCGAGCGCGCATTCGCGCTGCACAACGTCCCCGATGCCGGCCTGTGGGAATTCCGCGGCCGCGCCGAAGTGCATACCTACACCGCCGCAATGTGCTGGGCCGCCTGCGATCGCCTGTCCAAGATCGCCGAGCGCCTGGTGCTGCCGGAGCGCAGCGTGTATTGGAGCGAACGTGCCGACAGCATTCGCGAGCGCGTGCTGACGGAAGCCTGGAGCGACGAACACGGCCATTTCACCGACACGCTCGGTGGTCACCGCCTGGATGCCTCGCTGTTGTTGCTGGCCGATATCGGCATCGTGGGCAACGACGACAGCCGCTTCGTGCGCACCGTGGAAGCCGTCGGTCGCGTGCTCAAGCATGGCGATGCGCTGTATCGCTACATCGCACCGGATGACTTCGGTGCGCCGGAAACCAGCTTCACCATCTGCACGTTCTGGTACATCGACGCGCTGGCCGCGATCGGTCGCAAGGACGAAGCACGTGAACTGTTCGAGCGCATTCTCTCGCGCCGCAATCACCTCGGCTTGCTGTCCGAGGATCTATCGTTTGAAGACGGCGAAGCCTGGGGGAATTTCCCCCAGACCTATTCGCATGTGGGTTTGATCATTGCAGCAATGCGCTTGTCGCGGAGCTGGCAGGAGGCGTCATGA
- the otsB gene encoding trehalose-phosphatase, with translation MADVHSPLPSPPLLDDACALFLDVDGTLIDFADSPEAVRLLPKVREAIGYLSDRLDGALALVSGRPLSQLDALFAPLLLPAAGLHGHELRSDIAARAAMPQDTSEWLHGLHQRAAALTHQHPGVLVEDKGVSVALHWRAQPLAGPNVLAFAQQEIAQLSGYRLQPGDHVVEFVPEGSNKGLAVEQLMQHGAFAGRTPVFVGDDLTDEFGFEAANRLGGWSVLVGDRAQTSARFRVDGTADVHAWLQRNARPA, from the coding sequence ATGGCAGACGTGCATTCCCCCCTTCCGTCGCCGCCATTGCTGGACGATGCCTGCGCATTGTTTCTGGACGTGGACGGTACCCTTATCGACTTTGCCGACAGCCCCGAGGCTGTGCGGCTCTTGCCCAAGGTCCGCGAGGCCATCGGCTACTTAAGCGATCGTCTAGACGGCGCGCTAGCGCTGGTCAGCGGACGACCGCTCTCGCAACTGGACGCCTTGTTCGCACCGCTGCTGCTCCCAGCTGCCGGCTTGCACGGACATGAGCTACGCAGCGACATCGCCGCACGCGCCGCGATGCCGCAAGACACTTCCGAGTGGCTGCACGGCTTGCATCAGCGCGCCGCCGCACTCACGCATCAACATCCTGGCGTGCTGGTCGAAGACAAAGGCGTCAGCGTTGCGCTGCATTGGCGCGCACAACCGCTCGCCGGCCCCAATGTTCTGGCCTTCGCGCAACAGGAAATCGCACAACTTTCCGGCTATCGCCTGCAACCCGGCGACCACGTGGTGGAATTCGTTCCCGAAGGCAGCAACAAGGGCCTGGCGGTCGAACAACTGATGCAGCACGGCGCATTCGCCGGCCGCACACCGGTGTTCGTCGGCGACGACCTCACCGACGAATTCGGCTTCGAAGCGGCCAATCGCCTCGGCGGCTGGAGCGTGCTGGTCGGCGATCGCGCGCAGACCAGCGCGCGCTTCCGCGTCGATGGCACTGCCGATGTGCATGCGTGGTTGCAACGCAACGCGCGCCCAGCCTGA